Proteins encoded within one genomic window of Brassica rapa cultivar Chiifu-401-42 chromosome A09, CAAS_Brap_v3.01, whole genome shotgun sequence:
- the LOC103838208 gene encoding uncharacterized protein LOC103838208, translated as MILMLSYSPAIISAVKYVGSSPFNTRRLSQPSISISRNKSFFLHLTETKEKTRRRRGEDGRVSIVCDAGGMFPVDPWAPTIDSQSIASQLFAVSLFPYIGFLYFLTKSKTAPKLTLFGFYFLLAFVGATIPAGIYAKVHYGTSLSNVDWLHGGAESLLALTNLFIVLGLRQALRKSEDNDEETPTTSQQEQEKSSV; from the exons atgatTCTGATGCTCTCTTACTCTCCGGCGATAATCTCAGCCGTTAAATATGTGGGGTCGTCTCCGTTCAACACTCGACGACTTTCTCAGCCTAGTATCTCCATCTCTAGAAACAAGAGCTTCTTCTTACACTTGACAGAGACGAAAgagaaaacaagaagaagaagaggagaagatggGAGAGTTTCGATCGTGTGTGACGCAGGAGGGATGTTTCCGGTGGACCCATGGGCTCCAACCATAGATTCACAGAGCATAGCATCGCAGCTCTTCGCGGTGTCTCTGTTTCCGTACATAGGTTTCCTCTACTTTCTCACCAAATCCAAAACTGCTCCAAAGCTCACACTTTTCGGATTCTACTTCTTGCTTGCCTTCGTTGGAGCTACGA TACCAGCTGGAATATATG CTAAGGTGCATTATGGAACATCATTGTCGAACGTTGATTGGTTACATGGAGGAGCTGAATCACTTCTTGCTCTCACCAATTTGTTTATCGTGTTGGGTCTCAGACAAGCTCTGAGGAAGTCTGAAGATAATGATGAAGAAACTCCAACAACAAGtcaacaagaacaagaaaaatCTTCAGTCTAG